In Rhinolophus sinicus isolate RSC01 chromosome X, ASM3656204v1, whole genome shotgun sequence, a single genomic region encodes these proteins:
- the CCDC160 gene encoding coiled-coil domain-containing protein 160, which produces MDARRKHWKENMFAPFFSAQDVLNEASHPESFTEQMTLDKVKRMEGICNLSSRKLQEKNKFKRKEFIFQLNDKEQEPNIRERKMNISKNETDMNSAFCESSNLDVATEESFNSTEDHSIWNTKELPTLPRQDKKKFTEGMSPKLRLNLLNEELEELNMKCRKIEEEFENAEKELLNTKKEVSAKPRNFQETGTETLKKDWELRALRNDLSAKAINVKNLTEELQQAKEVIHKLSLENRDLKEAVRKLKRHTEVGNALLEEDVKLYYELEMEKIHRELNAIKNELRVEKTLQATNNRALELLRKHFSSLTSSTLDSFTGDFFFKHKKIF; this is translated from the coding sequence ATGGATGCTAGGAGGAAACACTGGAAGGAGAATATGTTTGCTCCTTTTTTTAGTGCACAGGATGTTTTAAATGAGGCTTCTCACCCTGAATCTTTTACTGAACAAATGACTTTAGATAAGGTCAAGAGAATGGAAGGAATTTGTAATTTGTCTAGTAGAAAGCttcaagaaaagaataaatttaagaggaaagaatttattttccaaCTAAATGACAAAGAACAAGAACCAAatataagagagagaaagatgaacatttcaaagaatgaaacagaCATGAACTCTGCCTTCTGTGAATCATCTAATTTGGATGTTGCTACCGAAGAAAGCTTCAATAGTACCGAAGACCATTCTATCTGGAATACAAAGGAATTACCAACTCTACCGCGACAAGACAAGAAGAAATTTACTGAAGGAATGTCTCCAAAACTGCGCCTGAATCTTTTGAATGAAGAACTGGAAGAACTGAATATGAAGTgcagaaaaatagaagaggaatttgaaaatgctgaaaaagAACTTTTGAACACCAAAAAAGAAGTCTCCGCAAAACCCCGAAATTTTCAAGAAACAGGGACAGAAACTTTGAAGAAAGACTGGGAACTTCGAGCTTTAAGAAATGACCTATCTGCAAAAGCAATAAATGTCAAAAACTTAACAGAAGAGCTCCAGCAAGCCAAAGAAGTCATCCACAAGTTGAGCCTAGAGAACAGAGATTTAAAAGAAGCTGTGAGGAAGTTAAAGCGTCACACTGAGGTTGGAAATGCACTCCTAGAAGAAGACGTGAAATTATATTAtgaattagaaatggaaaagatcCACAGAGAGCTCAATGCCATCAAGAATGAACTGAGAGTTGAGAAGACCCTGCAAGCAACAAATAACAGGGCCTTGGAGTTGCTTAGAAAACACTTTTCTTCTCTAACGTCAAGTACCCTTGACAGCTTcacaggggattttttttttaaacataaaaaaattttctaa